From Chryseobacterium gallinarum, one genomic window encodes:
- a CDS encoding tyrosine-protein phosphatase, with translation MNTLIKISVLSISLCCIFSCKTQHFETPEYGKNETEKVLNIKKVYNFRTVGNIKNTEGRALKEGMLYRSAHLHQLKKKSFDEFGKLGIAEIIDLRNSKEIFEKPDHLPNGITYKKYSAFEDRGDQLAQARKLVLKGKVKASDADKRMVDFYREYVTENPEIIKTIIAEILEADHPVLYHCTAGKDRTGIITALILAILKFDEETIYNEYLLSNNYRKNLVRKRLHLAGNLHFLYPKMDLQVLEKLSWVEKRYLDAAFGEINKKYGSTDAYIQKVLGISDAKRTEYIQKFTY, from the coding sequence TTGAATACATTAATCAAAATATCAGTTCTCAGCATATCACTATGCTGTATATTCTCATGCAAAACACAGCATTTTGAAACCCCGGAATATGGTAAAAATGAAACGGAAAAAGTTCTTAACATCAAAAAGGTTTATAATTTCCGTACAGTAGGCAATATTAAAAATACGGAAGGGAGAGCTTTAAAAGAAGGTATGCTCTACAGAAGTGCCCATCTTCATCAACTTAAAAAGAAGTCTTTTGATGAGTTTGGAAAACTGGGAATTGCTGAAATTATAGATTTAAGAAATTCAAAAGAGATTTTTGAAAAACCGGATCATCTTCCAAATGGGATCACTTATAAAAAATACTCAGCCTTTGAAGATCGGGGAGATCAGCTTGCCCAGGCAAGAAAACTGGTACTTAAGGGAAAGGTTAAGGCTTCGGATGCGGATAAAAGAATGGTGGATTTCTATCGTGAGTACGTAACCGAAAATCCGGAAATCATAAAAACAATTATTGCAGAGATCCTGGAAGCAGATCATCCGGTATTGTATCACTGCACGGCAGGAAAAGACAGGACAGGAATAATCACAGCCCTGATTTTAGCCATTCTGAAGTTTGACGAAGAAACAATTTACAACGAATATCTTTTATCCAATAACTACAGAAAGAATCTCGTCCGGAAAAGACTCCACCTTGCCGGAAACTTACATTTTCTATATCCCAAAATGGATTTGCAGGTACTGGAAAAACTGAGCTGGGTGGAAAAACGATATCTTGATGCTGCTTTTGGGGAAATCAATAAAAAATATGGTTCTACGGATGCTTATATCCAGAAGGTATTGGGTATTTCAGATGCCAAAAGAACTGAATATATCCAAAAGTTTACCTATTGA
- a CDS encoding thiamine diphosphokinase — translation MKDKVLLFINGDAPESFPDPENYDLIACTDGAFHYLKRIGFPLDKLDFISGDFDSHSGTDENIYQEKFIHTPDQDKTDFHKALDIIAEKGGKAVDILGGSGGEQDHFLGNLTVAYAFKDKMNLKFYDEFSEYYFIPKSFTINGVQDKMISLYPFPSVENVTTKGLNWPLHNGSLSITSRIGTRNFAIEDEVSIEYEKGDLLIFIGKNYL, via the coding sequence ATGAAAGATAAAGTATTGCTTTTCATCAATGGAGATGCACCGGAATCCTTTCCGGATCCGGAGAATTATGACCTGATCGCCTGTACGGACGGTGCCTTTCATTATTTAAAAAGAATAGGGTTCCCGCTGGATAAACTGGATTTTATTTCAGGCGATTTCGATTCTCATTCAGGTACAGATGAAAATATTTATCAGGAAAAATTTATTCATACCCCGGATCAGGATAAAACGGATTTCCATAAGGCTTTGGATATTATTGCTGAAAAAGGAGGTAAAGCAGTCGATATTTTGGGAGGTAGTGGCGGAGAGCAGGACCACTTTTTAGGAAATCTGACGGTAGCCTATGCTTTTAAAGATAAAATGAATTTGAAATTTTACGACGAATTTTCAGAATATTATTTTATCCCCAAAAGCTTTACCATCAATGGAGTTCAGGATAAAATGATTTCATTATACCCATTCCCTTCTGTAGAAAATGTAACCACAAAAGGATTAAACTGGCCTTTACATAACGGAAGCTTAAGTATTACCTCAAGAATCGGAACAAGAAACTTTGCGATTGAAGATGAGGTTTCCATCGAATATGAAAAAGGGGACCTGTTGATTTTTATCGGAAAAAATTATTTGTGA
- a CDS encoding cob(I)yrinic acid a,c-diamide adenosyltransferase has translation MKIYTKTGDKGQTALYGGTRVSKASARVDSYGNIDELNSFIGIAKSHIEDEEVLKQLKKIQFDLFTVGSEAATPVDKLMLANGKSRLPLIISEAEIEELEQWMDAFDEKLEPLQYFILPGGGKPATFLHAARTICRRAERSLVFLNESEEVRPELIKYLNRLSDYLFVLARYVSKLNNEPEEYWNPNER, from the coding sequence ATGAAAATTTATACAAAAACAGGCGACAAAGGGCAAACGGCATTGTACGGTGGAACGAGAGTTTCCAAAGCCAGCGCAAGAGTTGACAGTTATGGAAATATAGATGAACTGAATTCATTTATTGGAATTGCCAAAAGTCATATTGAGGATGAAGAAGTTTTAAAGCAATTAAAAAAAATACAGTTTGATCTGTTTACAGTAGGCTCGGAAGCTGCAACACCGGTGGATAAACTGATGTTGGCAAACGGGAAGTCACGTCTTCCTTTAATTATTTCCGAAGCAGAGATTGAGGAACTGGAACAATGGATGGATGCTTTTGATGAAAAACTGGAACCCCTTCAGTATTTCATTCTCCCCGGAGGCGGAAAACCAGCAACGTTTCTACATGCAGCAAGAACCATTTGCAGAAGGGCAGAACGCTCCTTGGTATTTCTGAATGAATCTGAGGAAGTACGTCCTGAATTGATCAAATATTTAAACAGGCTTTCAGATTATCTTTTTGTGCTGGCAAGATACGTTTCCAAATTGAATAACGAACCGGAAGAATACTGGAATCCGAATGAAAGATAA
- a CDS encoding DinB family protein: MTTTATATKQFMSTEQLLEQWQGHRNLTRRVIESFPEKELFEFSVAGMRPFAKLAVELISIAGPALKGIIENNMEAYNEEGFNPKTKEEILKKWDEETEVINHYFNQISAERFQETFNLFGQYEFPVYQNILYFIDNEIHHRGQGYVYLRALGIEPPFFWERF, from the coding sequence ATGACAACTACAGCAACAGCCACTAAACAATTCATGTCCACAGAACAGTTATTAGAGCAATGGCAAGGCCACAGAAACCTGACAAGGAGAGTGATTGAGAGCTTTCCTGAAAAAGAGTTATTTGAATTTTCAGTAGCCGGCATGAGACCTTTTGCAAAACTGGCAGTAGAATTAATCAGTATTGCAGGACCTGCACTAAAAGGAATTATTGAAAATAATATGGAAGCCTATAATGAAGAGGGCTTTAATCCCAAAACAAAGGAAGAGATCTTAAAAAAATGGGATGAGGAAACGGAGGTAATCAACCATTATTTCAACCAGATTTCTGCAGAACGCTTCCAGGAAACTTTCAACCTGTTCGGGCAGTACGAGTTTCCCGTATATCAGAACATCCTTTATTTCATAGATAATGAGATCCATCACCGTGGACAGGGGTATGTTTACCTGAGAGCCTTAGGTATTGAACCGCCATTTTTCTGGGAGAGATTCTAG
- a CDS encoding helix-turn-helix transcriptional regulator → MNDHYLKKLDRVTAILTQLQSKPVVRAQDLAEKFDVSIRTIYRDVKTLENAGIPIVGEAGNGYSLMDGYKLPPVMFTKEEVLSFITAEKLMQKFSHQSLGEHYQTAMEKVRSVLRYSDKNLISNIEKQIDVFNVHAQPGDSLKNVIPIILESIAEKTQLTIEYQTVDSRVTTRTIETVGVFFEFNFWYIMAYCTLRNDFRQFRIDRILKISKTQNPFLQEYGQVNDYRKKSHGQKEKARILVDKKIMAHLVNSKRYYGLIEEVETAEGVELIFETEWINDGFPRWLVTFADYATVLEPESLRIRLSELLIKMSERHK, encoded by the coding sequence ATGAATGATCACTACCTTAAGAAACTCGATCGGGTAACCGCTATTCTTACCCAGTTACAGTCTAAACCTGTTGTGAGAGCACAGGATCTGGCTGAAAAATTTGATGTGAGTATCAGAACCATTTACCGCGATGTAAAAACATTGGAAAACGCAGGTATTCCTATTGTAGGAGAAGCAGGAAACGGTTATTCTTTAATGGACGGATATAAACTTCCTCCCGTGATGTTTACCAAGGAAGAAGTGCTAAGCTTCATTACTGCCGAAAAGCTTATGCAGAAGTTTTCTCATCAAAGCCTGGGGGAGCATTACCAGACTGCTATGGAAAAAGTACGTTCAGTATTGAGATATTCAGACAAAAACCTGATCAGTAATATTGAAAAGCAGATTGATGTTTTTAATGTGCATGCGCAACCCGGGGATTCCCTGAAAAATGTGATCCCTATTATTCTGGAGAGTATTGCAGAGAAAACCCAGTTGACGATAGAGTACCAGACGGTAGATTCCAGGGTGACGACCAGGACAATTGAAACTGTAGGGGTCTTCTTTGAATTTAATTTTTGGTATATCATGGCCTATTGTACCCTGAGGAATGATTTCAGACAATTCAGAATCGATAGGATTTTAAAAATTTCCAAAACACAAAACCCTTTTCTGCAGGAATACGGACAGGTAAATGATTATCGGAAAAAATCCCACGGCCAAAAGGAAAAAGCCAGAATTTTGGTAGATAAAAAAATCATGGCCCATCTCGTAAATTCTAAAAGATATTATGGATTAATCGAAGAAGTAGAAACCGCTGAAGGAGTAGAGCTGATCTTTGAAACAGAATGGATTAATGATGGATTTCCACGCTGGCTGGTCACTTTTGCAGATTATGCAACGGTCTTAGAGCCGGAAAGCCTTCGTATAAGACTGAGCGAGCTTCTGATAAAGATGTCTGAGAGGCATAAATAA
- a CDS encoding Crp/Fnr family transcriptional regulator, with protein MNLTSLFMHHPPFIQTIENIFKPDQTVMDELVSHLELRNYRKGDYLLKADETCRYFYFIEKGLVKLFFDNGDKDFIMTFFSENSFFTELSGFLTGNPSKYMIVALEPTQVLRIHKDVVVRLCKNNHSAERLFSKLYSKAPVNMMGRISEMLEDDGKKRYINFLKQRPDLIQRISLGDLADYIGITQVSLSRIRARKF; from the coding sequence TTGAACCTGACATCATTGTTTATGCACCACCCTCCATTCATTCAAACTATTGAGAATATTTTTAAGCCGGATCAGACTGTTATGGATGAGCTGGTCTCCCATTTAGAACTCAGGAATTACAGAAAGGGAGATTATTTGTTGAAGGCTGATGAAACCTGCCGTTATTTTTATTTTATCGAAAAAGGGCTGGTCAAATTATTCTTTGACAATGGGGATAAGGATTTTATCATGACATTTTTTTCGGAAAACTCATTTTTTACAGAATTAAGCGGTTTTCTAACGGGGAATCCTTCCAAATATATGATTGTTGCCCTGGAACCCACTCAGGTTCTCCGTATCCATAAAGATGTTGTGGTAAGGCTTTGTAAAAACAATCATTCTGCAGAAAGACTTTTCAGCAAGCTTTACTCAAAAGCTCCCGTGAATATGATGGGAAGGATCAGTGAAATGCTGGAGGATGATGGTAAAAAACGGTACATCAATTTTTTAAAGCAAAGACCTGACCTTATTCAACGGATCAGTCTTGGAGATCTTGCCGATTATATCGGAATTACCCAGGTTTCATTAAGCAGGATCAGAGCCCGGAAATTTTGA
- a CDS encoding carboxymuconolactone decarboxylase family protein yields MGNKAVNALHNMGFQVQHSSLDNSFLELLYFRVSQMNGCAFCLDMHSKELRAKGETEQRIYLVSAWRECSFYTDKEKAGLLWAETLTALHGKEVPDEIYSKVSLHFSETEMVDLTMAVIAINSYNRINIAFGADVGAYQVSEKTN; encoded by the coding sequence ATGGGGAACAAAGCTGTAAATGCACTTCACAACATGGGTTTTCAGGTACAACATTCTTCCTTGGACAATTCATTTCTGGAACTGTTATATTTCCGGGTTTCCCAAATGAACGGATGTGCTTTTTGCCTGGATATGCATTCTAAAGAATTGAGGGCTAAAGGGGAAACTGAGCAAAGAATCTACCTGGTAAGTGCCTGGAGAGAATGCTCGTTTTATACAGACAAAGAAAAAGCAGGATTACTGTGGGCGGAAACATTAACAGCTTTACATGGTAAAGAAGTTCCGGATGAAATCTACTCAAAAGTAAGCCTGCATTTCTCAGAAACGGAAATGGTAGATCTGACAATGGCTGTTATTGCCATTAACAGTTACAACAGAATCAATATTGCTTTTGGAGCAGATGTGGGAGCATATCAGGTTTCTGAAAAAACTAACTAA
- a CDS encoding ABC transporter ATP-binding protein, translating into MIYGTLFLTFLGALAAQVNPIVLKYTVDEVTELTHLPHPMSEGIHILIIISIILLGKELLNIFINFGQKFYGEKIRINVSSVLAQSAIDKILTYRVAYFNDENHESGKLQIRIDRGIESLTKLVQNFFIDILPLFSNAIIALVIMYMQNIYVGAVSTIIVPIYFYISSLQAGKLSGVRRQLRNQREKKTSGLLNLINSIMVIKSFVREKFEGKKQYDLQMQLMESQMFTRKTNFIYDGLKTFIEQFGVVLIILLTVYLVLDQQMTIGAIMLHIMLFNNVSAPIRQLHRIYDDMNDAMIYAEGYFDILNDDDETEPNGKFVEQKIKGTFELKNIDFTYPNGTKALHNVSMKIENGKTTALVGLSGAGKSTVINLLCKFYLPDSGDILLDGVNLNEYNNTFLRSDLGLVLQRNHIFQGSIEDNIRYGDMNASFKEIEEAAKKAYLHEQIMDLPDGYQHDATQLSGGQQQRIAIARLFLKNPPIIFLDEPTASLDAIATEQIKNSLDAIKEGRTVVIISHSLSQILDSDTIYVMKKGRVVENGTHDELYGKDGVYREIFDASARSLNLDKLVNTYKEN; encoded by the coding sequence ATGATTTATGGAACATTATTTTTAACCTTTCTGGGAGCATTGGCTGCCCAGGTCAACCCGATTGTTCTGAAGTATACGGTGGATGAAGTAACCGAGCTTACCCATCTTCCTCATCCGATGTCGGAAGGAATTCATATCCTCATCATTATTTCCATTATTTTATTAGGAAAGGAGCTTCTCAATATTTTTATTAATTTCGGACAGAAATTCTATGGTGAGAAGATCAGGATTAATGTAAGCTCTGTGCTGGCACAATCAGCCATTGATAAAATCCTGACCTATCGGGTAGCTTATTTTAATGATGAGAATCATGAGTCCGGGAAGCTGCAGATCAGGATTGACCGTGGAATTGAAAGCCTGACCAAGCTGGTCCAGAATTTTTTTATTGATATTCTTCCTCTTTTTTCCAATGCCATTATTGCGCTGGTTATTATGTATATGCAGAATATCTATGTAGGAGCAGTATCCACAATCATTGTTCCTATTTATTTTTATATAAGTTCACTACAGGCCGGAAAATTAAGCGGGGTTCGCCGGCAGCTCAGAAACCAGAGGGAAAAGAAAACATCAGGACTTTTAAACCTTATCAACTCCATTATGGTCATTAAGAGTTTCGTAAGGGAAAAGTTTGAAGGTAAAAAGCAATATGACCTTCAGATGCAGCTGATGGAAAGCCAGATGTTTACAAGGAAAACAAACTTTATTTATGATGGGCTGAAAACTTTTATTGAGCAGTTCGGAGTCGTTTTAATCATTCTGTTGACCGTATACCTTGTGCTTGATCAGCAGATGACCATTGGGGCAATTATGCTTCATATTATGCTTTTTAATAATGTTTCGGCACCCATCCGCCAATTGCACAGGATCTATGATGATATGAATGATGCCATGATCTATGCCGAAGGATACTTTGACATTCTTAATGATGATGATGAAACAGAGCCTAACGGAAAATTTGTAGAGCAGAAAATAAAGGGAACTTTTGAGCTAAAAAATATTGACTTTACCTATCCTAATGGTACAAAAGCACTCCACAATGTATCGATGAAAATTGAAAACGGGAAAACAACCGCACTGGTTGGATTGAGTGGTGCAGGAAAGTCAACGGTGATTAACCTTTTATGCAAATTCTATCTGCCGGACTCCGGGGATATTTTGCTGGATGGTGTCAACCTGAATGAATATAACAATACTTTTCTCAGAAGTGATCTGGGATTGGTGTTGCAGAGAAACCATATTTTCCAGGGAAGTATTGAAGACAATATCCGTTATGGAGATATGAATGCCAGCTTTAAAGAAATTGAGGAAGCGGCCAAAAAAGCATATCTGCACGAACAGATTATGGACCTTCCCGATGGATACCAACATGATGCTACGCAGCTGTCAGGCGGTCAGCAGCAAAGAATTGCCATTGCAAGGCTGTTTCTCAAAAATCCACCTATTATTTTTCTGGATGAACCTACAGCAAGTCTGGACGCGATTGCCACAGAACAGATTAAAAATTCCCTGGATGCTATTAAAGAGGGAAGGACGGTAGTAATTATTTCTCATTCCCTGTCCCAGATCCTGGATTCGGATACCATCTATGTTATGAAAAAAGGACGTGTGGTAGAAAATGGAACGCACGATGAACTATATGGCAAAGACGGAGTGTATCGTGAAATTTTTGATGCTTCCGCACGGAGCCTGAATCTGGATAAATTGGTCAATACATATAAGGAAAATTAA
- a CDS encoding TM2 domain-containing protein yields MENYGYTKTENNPNQQNGIPYRSEKKIPAAILGILVGWLALNKFYLGYTKEGIIQIILNIVTLGAASIIPFIEGILYLFMNDKQFDDTYVYGRKGWL; encoded by the coding sequence ATGGAAAATTACGGTTATACAAAAACAGAAAACAACCCAAACCAACAAAATGGTATTCCCTATCGTTCGGAAAAGAAAATTCCTGCGGCAATTTTGGGAATTCTTGTAGGTTGGCTGGCTTTAAATAAATTCTATCTGGGGTATACCAAAGAAGGTATTATTCAGATCATCCTTAATATTGTAACATTGGGAGCAGCCTCTATTATTCCATTTATAGAAGGGATTCTTTATCTTTTTATGAATGACAAGCAATTTGATGACACTTATGTTTATGGAAGAAAAGGCTGGTTATAA